The following is a genomic window from Campylobacter lari subsp. lari.
AAACGGAAATCTCGCATCACCACTTGCTCTTAGTGAATTCACCATGACTATATTAAAAGTTCTTGAAATTTCTAAGAAAATTGAAAGAGTAAAAAGTGGTATCATAAGTTCTTTTAAACTCTCTTCAAGCTTTACTACACCCATAGTAAAATCTTGTAAAACATAATTAAGCAAAGCTACAAAAGCACTTGCTACCACGCTAAAATACAAAGCTATCCAAGTATGTTTATAGGCCACATTTAAGTATTTAGCGCCGACTAACTTACCTATGATGATTTCATTTGCTACGCTTATGGCTTGTCCTACTAGCATGATAAGCAAAGAAATTTGAAAATAAATCGTTTGAACGCTTAAATTTTCTTTACCCAAACTTGCTACAAAAGCAAAAGCTATGGTGTATTGTATAAACCATATCAAATGCTCTCCTGCTGCAAAACCACCGATATTAAAAATCTTTTTAAGCACAGATTTTTCAAGGTTTATCATCTCTTTAATTTTAAGATGAATTTTGAGCTTAAAACTAAGTATTGCTATAAGCATGCTAAAGGCTACCAAGCGCCCAAGTATATTACTAAGCCCTACTCCAAAAAGTTCTAGCTTAGTAAAATGCAACACATAAAAATTTCCTATAAATATCACAATATTCATCAATAAGGTAGTAAACATAACCCAATAAGCCATATTATACACCCTAATAATAGCAGCCAAAACTATGCCCATAGCATCAAAAAACAAACAAATTCCAAGCATATGTAAGTAAATTGCACTATCTTTTAAAAGCTCATTTGGAATTTGTAAAAGATAGAGTAAAAACTCTCCATGCCATAAAATCAAACTTCCACACATAAAACCAAGCAAGGCATTTAAAAATAGACTTTGGTGAATTGCCTTTCTTGCTAGAGTGTAATCTTTAGCCCCTAAAGCTTGAGCGATCACTACACTACAACCCACACTTAGAAAACTAAAAATAATGATAAATAAATCTGCTACTTGATTACCCGCACCCATAGCTCCAACTAAAAAGTTAGAATACTGCGAAACCATCACGGTATTAATAATCAAAGAAAAATACCTTAAAAACATTTCAAGTAATATAGGCATACTAAGATGTTTAAGTGAAAGTTGTTTGCTTGCCATAAATGCTCTTTTTATTAATATTTTTTTTGAAAGTAAAAAGTAATTTTACTTAAAAATTACTTTTTATAAAATAAATAATGTTAGTTTGAATTTACTATACTTAAAATAATCTGATTGTTATCTTCTTTAAAAGCATATACTAAATCATCGCATTTATAAGAAATTTCTTTTTTGCAAGTTTTATCTTTTAAAGATTTTTGTAGAATTTGTGGCAAGTGTTTTTTGGTTAAAGTTTTTATCGACATTCCTAATCCATGATTTAAATCTTTAATCAATCTACCATCTATTTGCTTTTCACAATTAATTTCATATAAATAAACATCAAATCCTAATTTATCTAAAAACCCATATAATTCTTTTTTATCTTTAAATGGCGCTATGGTATCATATATACTGTGATAACTAATATAAGGAATTTTTCTATAACTTGATTGAAGTTTTAAATGTTCATAGTTTAAAATATCTCTAATACTTTTTCTTGCATTAGAAAAATAGCAAGAAGAGTATTGATTAGATGTCCAAAAACTTTTAGTAAATAAAAACAAATCAATATTTTTAGAATAATTTATATAAAATTCGCAGTTCTTGGTATAATCGATTTCTTTAGCAAAACCCAAATATGCAAGAGGTGTTAAAGCATAAGAGGAATTATCTATTATACCATCTACAATCCAAGGACTTATTTTAGCGCATAAATTTGCTAAATATCCTCCATGAGAACTGCCAACTAAAATTACTGGTATACCCCCCCCCATATTTTTTTCTACATGCAATATAGCATTAGATATATCTATTGCTTGCATGATGCCAAAATTTTGATACTCATTTTTAGTTGGTTTTAAAGTGGCACTAAGTTGAATTTTATTTTGATTGCGAATTTTATTTGTTGATTTTAATTCAATCATCTGTTGGTCTATGTATTTTAAATCATCATAAGAAAAATCTTTCCATTTTATACCAAAAGCTTTGCATGAATGCTCTAGTATAAATTCATCTATATCATCAAATACTATTTTTGCACCATTATTTAATCTTGAACCAATACAATGATACTCAACACTAAGTACAATTACATCAAAATTATTACAAATGGTTTCAGCTAAATGTCTTCTATAATCGCTATTTGCATCATCTCCAAATCCAGAGATAATACAAACAATAGCTTTCATTTGCTTACTATCATCATAAGTGATTCTGTATTCTAATTTACTTTCTCTTTTTATACCAAGTTCTACATCATCACAAGAATCAATAAAATAAGTTTCATTTTTGAGCATTTATTTTCCAAAATAAAAATTTAACGACATTATATCGTTAAATTTTTAAAAATAAATCACCCAAAAGCTCCACTCAAATAAGCTTTTGTTTTTTCTTCTTTAGGATTTTCAAAAAATTCTTTACTCTCTCCAAATTCCACAAGCTCTCCTAAATGAAAAAACGCAGTGTAATCAGCCACGCGCTTACCTTGTTGCATATTATGTGTTACCATTATCATAGATAAATTATGACTTAGTTCTTTAATAAGTTCTTCTATGACTCCAGAAGATATAGGATCAAGTGCAGAAGTTGGTTCATCTAAAAGTAATAATTTTGGCTTTATGGCCAAAGCTCTTGCTATGCAAAGGCGTTGTTGCTGGCCACCTGAAAGTGCTAGAGCATTTTGTTTTAGTTTATCTTTTACTTCTTCAAAAAGACCCACTTTTTTAAGACAATCTTCTACTAAAGCATCTTCTTCATCTTTATTTTTAATCATCCCATGGAGTTTTGGAGCATAAGAAATATTATCATAAATGCTTTTTACAAAAACATTTGGTTGTTGAAATACCATTCCAACTTTTTTTCTAAGCACAACTAAATCTTGATTTTTAACATCTTTTCCATCAATCTCAACAAGACCATCGATTTTTGCTATTTTGTCATTCATGCGATTAAAGCAACGCAAAAATGTGGATTTTCCGCAACCTGAAGCACCTATTAAAGCTGTGATTTTATTTTTTTGAATTTCCATATTTATATCAAACAAAGCCTGTTTTTTACCATAAAATAAATTTAAATTTGTTGTTTTTGCTATCATTTTAATTTTCCTTGAAAATATCTTCTTAAAAGTATTGCTGCTAAATTTAAAATCACCAAAAGAGATAAAAGCACTATAATCCCTGCTGCTGTTCTTTCTAAAAATGCACGCTCTGGCATAGCTGACCATGAAAAAATTTGAGCAGGTAAAACACTTGTTGGCGCAAAAACACTATTTGCCACATCGGGTATAAAAGCTATCATACCTATAATCATCAAAGGTGCAGTTTCGCCAATAGCCCCCGCTAGAGTTAAAATAGAACCTGTTAATATCATAGGCATTGCCAAAGGCAGCATAATGCCTTTTATCATTTGAATTTTAGTCATACCTAAAGCATATGCAGCATTTTTCATATTAATATCTACACTTTTTAAGGCAGCTTTAGTTGAAACAATAATAATAGGCAAACTCATAATAGCCAAAGTAAGTCCCCCAACCAAAGCACTAGAACGAGGCATGCCAAAAAGATTAATAAACACTCCAAGACCTAAAAGTCCAAATAAAATACTAGGAATGCTAGCTAGATTATTTATGCATACTTCTATAAAATGCGTAAATACATTTTGCGGGGCAAATTCTTCTAAATAAATAGCAGCTCCAACTCCTATTGGGATACTAACGGCCATACATACTAACATTACAAGCAAAGTTCCAATCACAGAAGCAAAGATTCCTGAATTTTCAGGTGATTTAGAGTCTCCATTAAGAAAAAAATTTGTATTAAAACTTAGTTTGATTTCTTGCTTTTGAACTAATTCATCAACTAATTTTTTTTGCTCATCGCTTAGTTTATTGTAGTTTTTTTTCATATATTGATCAACTTCAGAATTTGCTAAAAGCCAAGATTTTTCTTTTATTTGACCCGTTCTTATTTTCCTCTGTTCAGCGCGTGATAAAAGCTCATATGAAGGGCTATTTCTATCAGCTTGAGTATAAATGTAAGTTTGCTTAAAAGCTCCTATCCCAAGATACCCTACACTTGATAAAAAAACACAAAGAAAAATAAGGTTTATATAAAGCCCTATTTTACAAAATCTTTTGAAATTTTTTGAAGCTTTTTTTCTTTGTTTAAAAAGTTTTTTCATAAATTTTTCCTTTTATGGAAGCGATTTATCAAATAAACGCTAAAAATATTAATGATTAATGTAATAATAAAAAGCACAAGCCCTAAAGAAAATGCACTTAAAGCTAAAGAACTATCAAAAGCTTGATCACCACTTAATGCCTCTACTATCTTAACAGTAACCGTTGTCATATCTTCTAAAAAATTCATTGTTAAATTTGGACGCAATGAAGCAGCCATGACAACAATCATCGTTTCACCTAAAGCTCTTGAAAGCCCTAAGAGACAAGCTGCAACTATGCCTGGCATTGCTTCTGGTAAAATTACTGCAAATACAACTTCTTTTTTAGTCATACCTAAAGCATAAGCTCCATTTATCCTTTTTGAACTTACAGCTTCAATGCAATCTTGCGAGAGTGAAGCCACTATAGGAACTATCATAATACCCATGATAAAACCTGCACCCAAAGCACTTTGAAAACTAGCTTTGATACCAAAAAGAGAAAAAAACCACACTATAAAAGGAGCTACAACTATGGCTGCGAAAAATCCAAAAACTACAGTAGGAATTCCTGCTATGATTTCTAAAATAGGTTTTAAATAGTTTTTAGATTTTTTACCTGCAAATACTCCAAGATAAATAGCACACATTACACCTAAAGGTAAGGCTGTTAGCATTGCTATTAGTGAAATATAAAAAGTTCCCCAAAATAAACTCAAAGCACCAAAAACACCATGCTTACTACTTCCATCAGCACCTACAAATGCAGCATCTGCTGCCCACTGGCTTGAAAACAAAAAAGTAAATACGCTTTCTTTTTGAAAAAATTTTAAAGCCTCGATTAAAATTGTTAGCATAATAGCAAAGCTTACTACTACGCTAACAAAAGCACAAAGAAAAAGCGTTAATTTTATTATTTTTTCTTTTATCAATTTTTCATCCTAAATCAAAAAACTTTCCCTGCTTTAACAAGCTCATCAGTTAATAAACCTTTTTCTTCTATATGTTTTTGGGTTTGTTTTAAAGTTTTTTCATCTAAAGGAACTAATCCTATTTTTTCTAATTCTGCTCCGCTTTTAGCTAAATCATCACTCATATAAATTTTTGCAAATTCAAATACTTCTGGATTTTTCTTAGCATTCATGTATATAAACAAAGAACGAGCTAGTTTATATTTTCCCTCAGATATATTTTTTTCATCAGCTTTTACACCATCAATGTAGGCAGCATTAATCTTATCATCATTACTAGCTAAAAATCCGTATCCAAAAAGCCCAAAAGATTCTTTATCAACAGAAAGTTTTGAAACGATTAAATTATCATTTTCTCCGCTTGGTATAAATGCTCCATCTTGGCGTATAGTTTTATACACACCTTTATATTCAGGAATTTTTTTAGAAATATCTACCATTACAAGCTCTTCTATGCTATCTCTTGTTCCTGAACTCGATGGTGGTCCATAGATTGTAATTTTTCTATTTGGTAGATTTTTATTGATTTGTTGCCAATTTGTATAAGGATTTGGAATTAATTTTCCATCTTGTGGAATTTCTTTAGCCAAAGCCAAAAATAACTCTTGCATGCTTATATTTAACGGGGCATTGATTTTATTTTGTGCTAAAACTATACCATCATAACCTATCATAATCCCGACTATATCACTCACGCCTGATTTTTTACAAGTTTCAAATTCACTTGGCTTGATAGCTCTTGAAGCATTTGAAATATCAGTAATTCCCTCGCAAAAAACTTTAAAACCACCACCTGTGCCAAGACTTTCAACTATAGGTGTTTTTGTATTTTTTATAGAAGCATACTCTTCAGCAACAAAAGAAGTAAAAGGATACACCGTTGATGAACCTGCTATTTTTAATTCTGCTGCGTTTAAACTAACAAAGCAAGCCACACTTAAAGCCAAAAGTTTTTTCATTTTTTCTCCTTAGTTAAAAAGTAATGAAAATTTAAAAAAACTTGGAAACATTTTGGATACATATATTTTTTGATATAATTTTATATGCTAAATGTTATTTTGATAGAAGATGATAAAGACTTAAATGAATTAATCACACTAAGACTTAGCCAAGAAAATATAAAAATTTATAGTTATTTTGATTCTTTTGACTTAGAAAATTTTCTAGATACCAACGAAATAGATTTAATCATCATGGATAGAAATTTGCCAAGTGGCGATAGTGTTGAGATGATAAAACAATTAAGAAAAAAAGGCTATATGGAGCCTGTGATTTTTCTTAGTGCAAAGACTTTACAAAAAGATATTTTAGAAGGTTTTAAACAAGGCTGTGATGATTATATATGCAAACCTTTTGATTTTAATGAGCTTTTATTTAGAATTAAAGCTGTAACTAAAAGAAATAAAACTCCAAAAGAACAAATTTCTTATCAAGATTTTACCTTATACTTAGAAGAGAGAAAACTAACCTATAAAACAAATACTTTTGAAAATTTATCAACCTTAGATGTAGAACTACTCAAGTGTTTTTTTAATCACAAAAATCAACTTCTAAGTCGTCAATTTTTAAGTGAGCAAGTATGGAAAAATGACACAACAAGCGACAAGACAATCAATACGGCTATTTTAAGATTAAAACAAAAAATTCCACAAATTAAAGAAAATATCATTTCAGTGCGCTCGGTGGGTTATAAATTGTGCTAAAAATAAAAACATTTTTCCTTTTTATGCTTGGATTTTTTTGTATTGTTTTTTTTGTATTGTTTTATTTTTTCAATGAAAGCTATATCAATACTACAGTAAAAAACACTTATGAGCAAAAATTAAAAACACTCAATGATGTTTTACAATTTCAGTTATTAGATACACTAAATTCTAACAATATCAAGCAATTTGCTCAAAACACCAGAGCAGATTATATCATCAAACAAGATGATGAAATTTTTTCATCGTTAAAAGATTATTCTTATTTTTTAAATCATTTTAAGTCTAATTTTACCCATGATTTTTATAAGCAAAAAGAAATTTACTTTAAAGCTTATACTTATAAAAACTATCAATACATCATCATTGTATATCCTAAAATACACTCTTTGGTGCAAAATTTTTGGATTAAAAATATCATTATTTTTTCTTTCTTTTTGCTTATACTTGTTGTGTTTTATTTTATTGTATTTAATTTTTTTAAAATTTATTTTCAAGAATTATTATTGTTTGTTAAAAACATCAAATCAAATTCTAATTTCACCACAAGTTATAATTTTTTTTATGAATTAAAAAATTTAAATTTACGCTTATTAAAAATTAAAAAATTACTCATCAAGCAAGAATTAAAAAACAAAAAACAAGCTAAAAAAATTCAAACCAAAAATACTCAACTAAGCAATATAATCAGCGCTATATCGCATGAAATTAAAAACCCTATAAGCGTTATAGATTTGAGCTTACAATCTTTAAAAGAAACTAATGATGAAAATATGAAATTATTTTTACTTGAAAAAATTCACAAACAAAGCATAAAAATCAACCAACTAACACACAAACTCAATTTTGTTTTTAATCTTAATTTTAATTCTTTAAATTTAGAAAAATTTGACTTATATGCTTTGAGTGAAAATTTATTAGAAAGCTTTAGAGAAGATAGGTTGAAAATTCAAGGTCAAACAAGCTTTGTCAAGGCGGATAAATTTCTCATAGAACAAGTCATCATTAATCTAATAGACAATGCCTTAAAATACAGCAAAAAAGAAGTATTAATCATTGTAAAAAATCAAAATTTTACTATCATAGATCAAGGTATAGGCATAGAAGAAAAACACCTTAAATTTATAACAAAAAAATTCTACAAAGCAAACTCAACACAAAATAACTCTTTTGGACTAGGATTGTTTTTAGTTAAAAAAATACTTTCTTTACACAAAAGCTCTTTAAAAATCCAATCCACCCCACAAAAAGGTAGCACTTTTTCTTTTGGTATTAATTTATAATTTTTATGAATACACTTATTAATGTATTTTTAATATAGTTCTAACTAATATAACAAAAATATTCCATAAGGAGAGAAAATGCTTTCAAAAGAAGTAGTAGCTTTACTAAACGAGCAAATCAATAAAGAAATGTATGCAGCAAATTTGTATTTGAGTATGAGTTCATGGTGCTATGAGCATAGTTTTGATGGTGCGGGGGCGTTTTTGTTCGAGCATGCAAGAGAAGAAAGTGATCATGCTAGAAAACTCATCACTTATTTAAATGAAACTGATTCTAAAGTGGAATTAAAAGAAGTCAAAAAACCTGATAGTGATTTTAAATCATTGCTTGATGTATTTGAAAAAACTTTTGAGCATGAGCAAAGTATCACAGCTTCTATAAATAATCTTGTTGATTTTATGCTTTCAAGCAAAGATTATTCAACTTTTAATTTCTTGCAATGGTATGTAAGCGAACAACACGAAGAAGAAGCACTTTTTAGAGGTATAGTAGATAAAATCAAACTCATAAGCGATAATGGCAATGGCTTATACATGGTAGATCAATACATCAAAAGCTTAATTAATAAATAATTTTTTAGCCTCCACAAAAATTTGGAGGCTAAATATCTTTTAATTTAAAAGAATTCTTGCAAAATAAAAGTAAATTTGCTAAAATACTTTTTATTTAAAAGGATTTTTATGCAAATGAATGAAATTACCGATAAACTTAAATTTATACTCCAAAAAGAAGGCATAAAAAACGCTAAAGATTCTGATGTGGCTAAAATGCTAAATATCAATCCTGATACATTTTATAGTATGAAATTTAGAAATTCCATACCTTATAAACAAATACTTCATTTTTTAAATGAAAGAAATATCAATATCAATGCGTTTTTTTACGAAGATTCTCTTGAGAGCAATACTCCAGCGCTTGATCTAAATTATAATGTCTTAAAATATTATGATGTTAATGCTTCTATGGGTGGTGGTGCTTTAAATGATAATGTGAGTTTTTCAGAAGTGATAGTAGATGAAAAATTAAGTGATTTTTTTGGCTCTAAAGATTGTGATATCATCCCTTGTATAGGCGATAGTATGGAGCCTGAAATCAAAGATGAATCTTTGTGTTTGATAGATAAAAATAAAAGCTTTAAAGAAGGTGGGGTTTTTGCGGTAAATACTCGAGACGGTTTGTTTATCAAACAAATTTTTAAAAGCAATAAAGGCGGAGTTTATCTACACTCTTTTAATCTAAGTTATGCAGATGTTCATTATCAAAATGGTGATTTTTTAATCGTGGGTAAGGTAGTAGGAACTATAAGTAGAATTTAGTATTTAGTAAATAACTTCTTTTTCTATATAATAATTTTTATTATTTAAATTAACAAAAAATAAATATAAATATATTTTTAAGTTATTTTTTATTAAAAAATAGTCACAATTATACTTTAATAGTTAATAGATAATAAATAAGAGTATTTCTATCTTTTAACAAAACGCGCGAAAGGGAAGTTATGAAACACAAATTAGCTAAGGTTGCTACCTACGCCTGTTTAGCCTTAGGTATAAGTTTAAGTTCACAAGCTTTTGCTTCTTCAGAGCCTAGAACTCTTGATGGTTATGTAGCTCAAGAGGATGCATTTTTTGACTATCTTTACAAACATCACCCTATTTTTAAATATGAAAAAGAAGGGCGTTTGGTGGGTAAATTTACTCATAGCGATAGAACAGAAAACTGGGTTTTAAATCAAAATGGGGCCAAATTTGCCGCTG
Proteins encoded in this region:
- a CDS encoding response regulator transcription factor; amino-acid sequence: MLNVILIEDDKDLNELITLRLSQENIKIYSYFDSFDLENFLDTNEIDLIIMDRNLPSGDSVEMIKQLRKKGYMEPVIFLSAKTLQKDILEGFKQGCDDYICKPFDFNELLFRIKAVTKRNKTPKEQISYQDFTLYLEERKLTYKTNTFENLSTLDVELLKCFFNHKNQLLSRQFLSEQVWKNDTTSDKTINTAILRLKQKIPQIKENIISVRSVGYKLC
- the pstB gene encoding phosphate ABC transporter ATP-binding protein PstB yields the protein MIAKTTNLNLFYGKKQALFDINMEIQKNKITALIGASGCGKSTFLRCFNRMNDKIAKIDGLVEIDGKDVKNQDLVVLRKKVGMVFQQPNVFVKSIYDNISYAPKLHGMIKNKDEEDALVEDCLKKVGLFEEVKDKLKQNALALSGGQQQRLCIARALAIKPKLLLLDEPTSALDPISSGVIEELIKELSHNLSMIMVTHNMQQGKRVADYTAFFHLGELVEFGESKEFFENPKEEKTKAYLSGAFG
- a CDS encoding MATE family efflux transporter — protein: MASKQLSLKHLSMPILLEMFLRYFSLIINTVMVSQYSNFLVGAMGAGNQVADLFIIIFSFLSVGCSVVIAQALGAKDYTLARKAIHQSLFLNALLGFMCGSLILWHGEFLLYLLQIPNELLKDSAIYLHMLGICLFFDAMGIVLAAIIRVYNMAYWVMFTTLLMNIVIFIGNFYVLHFTKLELFGVGLSNILGRLVAFSMLIAILSFKLKIHLKIKEMINLEKSVLKKIFNIGGFAAGEHLIWFIQYTIAFAFVASLGKENLSVQTIYFQISLLIMLVGQAISVANEIIIGKLVGAKYLNVAYKHTWIALYFSVVASAFVALLNYVLQDFTMGVVKLEESLKELMIPLFTLSIFLEISRTFNIVMVNSLRASGDARFPFLSGVVFMLGVSLPVGYVLCFYAGLGILGVWIGFCADEFLRGIVNSYRWKSKKWQGKALV
- the ftnA gene encoding non-heme ferritin, with translation MLSKEVVALLNEQINKEMYAANLYLSMSSWCYEHSFDGAGAFLFEHAREESDHARKLITYLNETDSKVELKEVKKPDSDFKSLLDVFEKTFEHEQSITASINNLVDFMLSSKDYSTFNFLQWYVSEQHEEEALFRGIVDKIKLISDNGNGLYMVDQYIKSLINK
- a CDS encoding DUF2920 family protein translates to MLKNETYFIDSCDDVELGIKRESKLEYRITYDDSKQMKAIVCIISGFGDDANSDYRRHLAETICNNFDVIVLSVEYHCIGSRLNNGAKIVFDDIDEFILEHSCKAFGIKWKDFSYDDLKYIDQQMIELKSTNKIRNQNKIQLSATLKPTKNEYQNFGIMQAIDISNAILHVEKNMGGGIPVILVGSSHGGYLANLCAKISPWIVDGIIDNSSYALTPLAYLGFAKEIDYTKNCEFYINYSKNIDLFLFTKSFWTSNQYSSCYFSNARKSIRDILNYEHLKLQSSYRKIPYISYHSIYDTIAPFKDKKELYGFLDKLGFDVYLYEINCEKQIDGRLIKDLNHGLGMSIKTLTKKHLPQILQKSLKDKTCKKEISYKCDDLVYAFKEDNNQIILSIVNSN
- a CDS encoding S24 family peptidase, encoding MQMNEITDKLKFILQKEGIKNAKDSDVAKMLNINPDTFYSMKFRNSIPYKQILHFLNERNININAFFYEDSLESNTPALDLNYNVLKYYDVNASMGGGALNDNVSFSEVIVDEKLSDFFGSKDCDIIPCIGDSMEPEIKDESLCLIDKNKSFKEGGVFAVNTRDGLFIKQIFKSNKGGVYLHSFNLSYADVHYQNGDFLIVGKVVGTISRI
- the pstC gene encoding phosphate ABC transporter permease subunit PstC, coding for MIKEKIIKLTLFLCAFVSVVVSFAIMLTILIEALKFFQKESVFTFLFSSQWAADAAFVGADGSSKHGVFGALSLFWGTFYISLIAMLTALPLGVMCAIYLGVFAGKKSKNYLKPILEIIAGIPTVVFGFFAAIVVAPFIVWFFSLFGIKASFQSALGAGFIMGIMIVPIVASLSQDCIEAVSSKRINGAYALGMTKKEVVFAVILPEAMPGIVAACLLGLSRALGETMIVVMAASLRPNLTMNFLEDMTTVTVKIVEALSGDQAFDSSLALSAFSLGLVLFIITLIINIFSVYLINRFHKRKNL
- a CDS encoding substrate-binding domain-containing protein; amino-acid sequence: MKKLLALSVACFVSLNAAELKIAGSSTVYPFTSFVAEEYASIKNTKTPIVESLGTGGGFKVFCEGITDISNASRAIKPSEFETCKKSGVSDIVGIMIGYDGIVLAQNKINAPLNISMQELFLALAKEIPQDGKLIPNPYTNWQQINKNLPNRKITIYGPPSSSGTRDSIEELVMVDISKKIPEYKGVYKTIRQDGAFIPSGENDNLIVSKLSVDKESFGLFGYGFLASNDDKINAAYIDGVKADEKNISEGKYKLARSLFIYMNAKKNPEVFEFAKIYMSDDLAKSGAELEKIGLVPLDEKTLKQTQKHIEEKGLLTDELVKAGKVF
- a CDS encoding sensor histidine kinase, producing the protein MLKIKTFFLFMLGFFCIVFFVLFYFFNESYINTTVKNTYEQKLKTLNDVLQFQLLDTLNSNNIKQFAQNTRADYIIKQDDEIFSSLKDYSYFLNHFKSNFTHDFYKQKEIYFKAYTYKNYQYIIIVYPKIHSLVQNFWIKNIIIFSFFLLILVVFYFIVFNFFKIYFQELLLFVKNIKSNSNFTTSYNFFYELKNLNLRLLKIKKLLIKQELKNKKQAKKIQTKNTQLSNIISAISHEIKNPISVIDLSLQSLKETNDENMKLFLLEKIHKQSIKINQLTHKLNFVFNLNFNSLNLEKFDLYALSENLLESFREDRLKIQGQTSFVKADKFLIEQVIINLIDNALKYSKKEVLIIVKNQNFTIIDQGIGIEEKHLKFITKKFYKANSTQNNSFGLGLFLVKKILSLHKSSLKIQSTPQKGSTFSFGINL
- the pstA gene encoding phosphate ABC transporter permease PstA: MKKLFKQRKKASKNFKRFCKIGLYINLIFLCVFLSSVGYLGIGAFKQTYIYTQADRNSPSYELLSRAEQRKIRTGQIKEKSWLLANSEVDQYMKKNYNKLSDEQKKLVDELVQKQEIKLSFNTNFFLNGDSKSPENSGIFASVIGTLLVMLVCMAVSIPIGVGAAIYLEEFAPQNVFTHFIEVCINNLASIPSILFGLLGLGVFINLFGMPRSSALVGGLTLAIMSLPIIIVSTKAALKSVDINMKNAAYALGMTKIQMIKGIMLPLAMPMILTGSILTLAGAIGETAPLMIIGMIAFIPDVANSVFAPTSVLPAQIFSWSAMPERAFLERTAAGIIVLLSLLVILNLAAILLRRYFQGKLK